In Oscillatoria acuminata PCC 6304, a single window of DNA contains:
- a CDS encoding PRC-barrel domain-containing protein, translated as MTSDTIRLRSDLLNTQVITRDTGKRLGVVKELLVDIDRRQVVALGLRDNLLSVAGMPRFMFLRSIEQIGDVILVEDEDVIEDIDVDAYSRVINSEVITETGELLGRARGFKFDLATGELVSLVIASLGLPQIPDQVISTYELPVEEIVSSGPNRLIVFEGAEERLSQITVGFLERLGIGEPPWAREEEALIMPTARPENQLPTGMGVPAPEPLRAPSRVVEEVWDEDESWQQPVVEPLRQAQPAPIYYEDDLEEEDNWSEASSRDTYDMDYNERYEEAYEEPTYSAAPVYEEPEYADDYEYSDVESDAWAQEEDKSYNPPRINIPEKTKAPEYEEEPGGY; from the coding sequence ATGACATCTGATACCATCCGTCTGCGCTCCGACTTGTTAAATACTCAAGTAATCACCCGCGACACCGGCAAGCGCCTGGGGGTCGTCAAAGAACTGTTGGTAGACATCGACCGCCGACAGGTTGTAGCCTTGGGTCTGCGAGATAATCTCCTCTCAGTCGCCGGAATGCCCCGATTCATGTTTCTCAGGAGCATTGAACAGATTGGCGATGTGATCTTGGTTGAAGATGAAGACGTCATCGAAGATATTGACGTAGATGCCTATAGCCGGGTCATCAACAGCGAAGTGATTACCGAAACCGGCGAACTGTTGGGACGCGCCAGAGGGTTCAAGTTTGACCTGGCAACAGGGGAACTGGTGTCCCTGGTGATTGCTTCCTTGGGACTGCCGCAAATTCCCGACCAAGTGATTAGTACCTACGAACTGCCGGTGGAGGAAATTGTCAGCAGTGGGCCCAATCGCCTGATTGTGTTTGAAGGCGCTGAAGAACGACTCTCGCAGATTACTGTAGGATTTTTAGAGCGGTTAGGCATTGGGGAACCCCCTTGGGCGAGAGAAGAAGAAGCCCTGATCATGCCTACAGCGCGACCGGAAAATCAACTGCCGACGGGGATGGGAGTTCCGGCTCCAGAACCCTTGCGTGCGCCCTCCCGGGTAGTGGAAGAAGTCTGGGATGAGGATGAATCCTGGCAACAACCCGTGGTGGAACCGTTGCGCCAAGCTCAACCTGCACCGATTTACTACGAAGATGATTTAGAAGAAGAAGATAACTGGAGCGAAGCCTCATCTCGGGATACCTACGATATGGACTACAACGAGCGCTATGAGGAGGCTTACGAGGAACCGACCTATAGCGCCGCTCCAGTGTATGAAGAACCGGAATATGCTGATGATTATGAATACAGTGATGTAGAATCCGACGCCTGGGCTCAAGAAGAGGATAAGTCCTACAACCCACCTCGGATTAATATCCCGGAGAAAACCAAAGCGCCAGAATACGAGGAAGAACCGGGCGGTTATTAG
- a CDS encoding transposase: MGTYQVQKTFSQSANLVDQLVLLGHKRGKNKPITVRLVQVRHGKSWYSYITSVLEPGDLPPYVVADLYARRWEIETAFFLVKRLLNLAYIWTGSINGVKLLSLGDLAVLCCVA; this comes from the coding sequence ATTGGCACTTATCAGGTCCAGAAAACTTTTAGCCAGAGTGCTAATCTGGTTGACCAATTAGTTCTGCTCGGGCATAAAAGAGGAAAGAATAAACCGATTACAGTGCGTCTAGTACAGGTGCGTCATGGTAAAAGTTGGTATAGCTATATTACCTCGGTGCTTGAGCCTGGGGACTTACCACCTTATGTAGTGGCTGATTTGTATGCTCGTCGTTGGGAGATTGAGACCGCGTTTTTTTTGGTTAAACGGTTGCTAAATCTGGCCTATATCTGGACAGGTTCTATTAATGGCGTTAAGCTCCTTTCTTTGGGCGACCTGGCTGTTTTATGCTGTGTTGCTTGA